From Pseudomonas poae, the proteins below share one genomic window:
- a CDS encoding cupin domain-containing protein: MSITQFKDTLNAHLPDSSPVAVPLGEPVAVASTLSVERNDGVETGIWECTPGRWRRQIKSQEFCHFVQGRCTFTPDSGEVVHIEAGDALMLPANSTGIWDIQETVRKTYVLIL, from the coding sequence ATGAGCATCACTCAATTCAAAGACACCCTGAATGCCCACCTGCCGGACTCCTCACCGGTCGCCGTGCCTTTGGGCGAGCCCGTCGCCGTGGCCTCGACCTTGAGCGTTGAGCGCAACGACGGCGTCGAAACCGGCATCTGGGAATGCACCCCGGGCCGCTGGCGTCGGCAGATCAAATCCCAGGAGTTTTGCCACTTTGTCCAGGGCCGCTGCACCTTCACCCCCGACAGCGGTGAAGTGGTTCACATAGAAGCCGGCGATGCACTGATGTTGCCGGCCAACAGCACCGGCATCTGGGATATCCAGGAAACCGTGCGCAAGACCTACGTATTGATTCTGTAA
- a CDS encoding serralysin family metalloprotease, with product MSKVKDKAIVSAAQASTAYSQIDSFSHLYDRGGNLTVNGKPSYTVDQAATQLLRDGAAYRDFDGNGKIDLTYTFLTSASSSTMNKHGIAGFSQFNAQQKAQAVLAMQSWADVANVTFTEKATGGDGHMTFGNYSSGQDGAAAFAYLPGTGAGYDGTSWYLTNNSYTPNKTPDLNNYGRQTLTHEIGHTLGLAHPGDYNAGNGNPTYNDATYGQDTRGYSLMSYWSESNTNQNFSKGGVEAYASGPLIDDIAAIQKLYGANYNTRAGDTTYGFNSNTGRDFLSATSNADKLVFSVWDGGGNDTLDFSGFTQNQKINLNEASFSDVGGLVGNVSIAKGVTIENAFGGAGNDLIIGNNAANVIKGGAGNDLIYGGGGADQLWGGAGNDTFVFGASSDSRPGAADKIFDFTSGSDKIDLSGITKGAGLTFVNAFTGHAGDAVLSYAAGTNLGTLAVDFSGHGVADFLVTTVGQAAVGDIVA from the coding sequence ATGTCAAAAGTAAAAGACAAGGCTATTGTGTCGGCGGCGCAAGCCAGTACCGCTTACTCGCAAATCGATAGCTTCAGCCATTTGTATGACCGTGGCGGCAACCTCACGGTCAATGGCAAACCCTCCTATACCGTTGACCAAGCGGCTACCCAGCTGCTGCGCGACGGCGCCGCGTACCGGGATTTTGACGGCAACGGCAAGATCGACCTGACCTACACCTTCCTGACCTCGGCCTCCTCGAGCACCATGAACAAACATGGCATCGCGGGCTTCAGCCAGTTCAACGCACAGCAAAAAGCACAGGCCGTACTGGCCATGCAATCCTGGGCGGACGTGGCCAACGTCACCTTCACCGAGAAAGCCACCGGCGGTGACGGCCACATGACCTTCGGCAACTACAGCAGCGGCCAGGATGGCGCGGCAGCCTTCGCTTACCTGCCCGGCACCGGTGCAGGCTACGACGGCACGTCGTGGTACCTGACCAACAACAGCTATACGCCAAACAAAACCCCGGACCTTAACAACTACGGCCGGCAGACCCTCACCCACGAAATCGGCCACACCCTGGGCCTGGCTCACCCTGGCGACTACAACGCCGGGAATGGCAACCCGACCTACAACGACGCGACCTATGGACAGGACACGCGCGGCTACAGCCTGATGAGCTACTGGAGCGAGAGCAATACTAACCAGAACTTCAGCAAAGGCGGGGTCGAGGCCTACGCGTCCGGCCCGCTGATCGACGATATCGCGGCGATCCAGAAGCTCTACGGCGCCAACTACAACACCCGCGCCGGCGACACCACCTACGGCTTCAACTCCAACACCGGGCGGGATTTTCTCAGCGCCACCTCGAATGCCGACAAACTGGTGTTTTCGGTGTGGGACGGCGGTGGCAATGACACCCTGGACTTCTCCGGTTTTACCCAAAACCAGAAGATCAACCTCAATGAGGCTTCGTTCTCCGACGTTGGCGGCTTGGTGGGTAACGTGTCCATTGCCAAGGGCGTGACTATCGAAAACGCCTTCGGTGGTGCGGGCAACGACCTGATCATCGGCAACAACGCGGCCAACGTGATCAAGGGCGGTGCCGGCAACGACCTCATCTACGGCGGTGGCGGGGCGGACCAACTGTGGGGCGGCGCGGGCAATGACACGTTTGTGTTCGGCGCCAGCTCCGATTCCCGGCCGGGTGCCGCGGACAAGATCTTTGACTTTACCTCCGGTTCCGACAAGATCGACCTCAGCGGCATCACCAAAGGCGCGGGCCTGACCTTCGTCAATGCCTTCACCGGGCATGCCGGCGATGCGGTGCTGAGCTACGCGGCAGGCACCAACCTGGGTACCTTGGCCGTCGACTTCTCCGGGCACGGCGTGGCGGATTTCCTCGTCACCACCGTAGGCCAGGCAGCCGTCGGCGACATCGTGGCGTGA
- a CDS encoding polyamine ABC transporter substrate-binding protein encodes MKAIALLPLMLVASISQAAETVKIYNWSDYIAPDTTKNFQKETGIGFTYDVYDSNETLDGKLMTGKSGYDVVFPSNHFMARQIQGGALKKLDKSQLPNWKNLNPVLLKALENNDPGNAHGFPYLWGSTGIGYNIDKVKAVLGDNAPVDSWDLIFKPENMAKLQKCGVAILDNGPELLPAALNYLGLPHHSKKAEDYKKAEDLLMKVRPYVAYFHSSKYTADLANGDICVAVGFSGDILQAESRAKEAKNGVNIGYNIPKEGAAIWFDMVAMPADAPDENAGYAFMNYLLRPEVMASITNYVHYANGNQAADSLVDPAIKADTKVYPSPEMMGKLFALEAMPLNIDRIRTRVWNTIRTGR; translated from the coding sequence ATGAAAGCCATTGCCCTGTTGCCCTTGATGTTGGTGGCCTCTATCAGCCAGGCCGCCGAGACGGTGAAAATCTACAATTGGTCGGACTACATTGCGCCGGACACCACGAAGAACTTCCAGAAAGAAACCGGCATCGGTTTTACCTACGACGTGTACGACAGCAACGAAACCCTCGACGGCAAGTTGATGACCGGTAAATCGGGGTATGACGTGGTGTTCCCGTCCAACCATTTCATGGCGCGGCAGATCCAGGGCGGCGCCCTTAAAAAACTCGACAAGAGCCAGTTGCCCAACTGGAAAAACCTCAACCCCGTGCTGCTCAAGGCCCTGGAAAACAACGACCCGGGCAATGCGCATGGTTTCCCTTACCTGTGGGGCAGCACCGGCATCGGCTATAACATCGACAAGGTCAAAGCCGTACTGGGCGATAACGCGCCGGTGGATTCCTGGGACCTGATCTTCAAGCCCGAAAACATGGCCAAATTGCAGAAGTGCGGGGTGGCGATCCTCGATAATGGTCCGGAACTGTTGCCTGCCGCGCTGAATTACCTGGGTTTGCCGCACCACAGCAAGAAGGCCGAGGACTATAAAAAAGCCGAAGACTTGCTGATGAAAGTGCGGCCTTACGTGGCGTACTTCCATTCCTCGAAATACACCGCCGACCTGGCCAATGGCGACATCTGCGTGGCCGTCGGCTTCTCCGGCGACATCCTGCAGGCCGAAAGCCGTGCCAAGGAAGCTAAAAACGGTGTGAACATCGGCTACAACATTCCCAAGGAAGGCGCCGCCATCTGGTTCGACATGGTCGCCATGCCCGCCGATGCGCCTGACGAAAACGCCGGCTATGCGTTCATGAACTACCTGTTGCGCCCGGAAGTGATGGCCAGCATCACCAACTACGTGCACTACGCCAACGGCAACCAGGCGGCCGACAGCCTGGTAGACCCGGCGATCAAGGCCGACACCAAGGTGTACCCGAGCCCGGAAATGATGGGCAAGTTGTTCGCACTGGAAGCGATGCCGCTGAATATCGACCGGATCCGCACCCGGGTATGGAACACCATTCGCACCGGTCGCTGA
- a CDS encoding FAD-binding oxidoreductase, whose translation MPAWRNISLWMDQLDDPLQARPALAHDLDVNVAIIGAGYTGLWTAYYLKRQAPELKIAIIEAQTAGFGASGRNGGWLMGNLLGEDRLLAGLAPEQRRASFDLLHAIPDEVAQVLAREGVDCDYRKGGALYCAARYPEQEASLRRYLDKLYAQGLTEADYRWLGPQQLAEQIRIAKPYGGIFAPHVATINPAKLVRGLARVVESMGVSIYENSPVTHWQSGSLRTAQASVRAAWVVPAVEGYANTLPPLGRYQLPVQSLIVATEPLPASTWDEIGLSQGQAFGESSRQVTYGQRSADNRLVFGARGGYQFAGKLRHNFDLTDSEVELRRYLFGELFPQLKNVRITHSWGGNLGMSRNFRPHMLCDHNTGIALSGGYGGEGVGATNLGGRTLADLILGRDTPLVEQPWVLRERGLDALKAWEPEPCRWLGYNAIIRSFVHEDQVLANPNSAPWRRKLATGVAGFMEGFMH comes from the coding sequence ATGCCGGCATGGCGCAATATCAGTTTATGGATGGACCAGTTGGACGACCCGCTGCAGGCGCGGCCGGCGCTTGCGCATGACCTGGACGTCAACGTGGCCATTATCGGCGCCGGCTACACCGGCCTGTGGACCGCCTATTACCTGAAACGCCAGGCCCCCGAGCTGAAAATCGCGATTATCGAAGCGCAAACCGCCGGCTTTGGCGCCTCGGGCCGTAACGGCGGCTGGCTGATGGGCAACCTGCTGGGCGAAGACCGTTTACTCGCCGGCCTAGCCCCCGAACAACGCCGCGCCTCGTTTGACCTGTTGCATGCCATCCCCGACGAAGTGGCCCAAGTGTTGGCCCGTGAAGGCGTCGACTGCGACTACCGCAAAGGCGGTGCCCTGTACTGTGCGGCGCGTTACCCGGAGCAGGAAGCCAGCCTGCGTCGCTATCTGGACAAGCTCTACGCCCAGGGCCTGACTGAAGCCGACTACCGCTGGCTCGGCCCGCAACAGCTGGCCGAGCAAATCCGCATCGCCAAGCCGTATGGCGGGATTTTCGCCCCGCATGTCGCGACCATCAACCCTGCCAAATTGGTGCGCGGCCTGGCGCGGGTGGTGGAAAGCATGGGCGTGAGCATCTATGAAAACAGCCCGGTCACGCACTGGCAGTCCGGCAGCCTGCGCACCGCCCAGGCCAGCGTAAGGGCGGCTTGGGTGGTGCCGGCGGTCGAGGGGTATGCCAACACATTGCCGCCGCTGGGGCGTTATCAGTTGCCGGTGCAAAGCTTGATTGTCGCCACCGAACCGTTGCCCGCCAGCACCTGGGATGAAATCGGCTTGAGCCAGGGCCAGGCTTTTGGTGAAAGCAGTCGCCAAGTCACCTATGGGCAGCGCTCGGCAGATAACCGGTTGGTGTTCGGTGCCCGTGGCGGCTATCAGTTTGCCGGCAAGCTGCGGCACAACTTCGATTTGACCGACAGCGAAGTGGAACTGCGTCGCTATCTGTTCGGTGAACTTTTCCCACAGCTTAAAAACGTACGGATTACCCATTCCTGGGGCGGTAACCTGGGCATGTCGAGAAATTTCCGACCGCACATGCTGTGTGACCACAACACCGGGATCGCTCTGTCCGGCGGCTACGGCGGGGAGGGCGTCGGCGCCACGAACCTGGGAGGCCGGACCCTGGCCGACCTGATCCTGGGCCGCGACACCCCGCTGGTTGAGCAACCCTGGGTGCTCCGCGAGCGTGGCCTGGATGCGCTCAAAGCCTGGGAGCCCGAACCCTGCCGCTGGCTGGGGTACAACGCGATCATTCGCAGTTTTGTCCATGAAGACCAGGTGCTGGCCAACCCCAACAGCGCGCCCTGGCGCCGCAAGCTGGCGACTGGGGTGGCCGGGTTCATGGAAGGTTTCATGCACTAA
- a CDS encoding DUF1652 domain-containing protein: protein MNKVGKMNKVTFPNACQLMRWHFHPMGFEASMDAPGSMIARLFDRASGETLIAIAGIPCATVMNAADVERIIEAVEDELESFVPPLSLRA, encoded by the coding sequence ATGAACAAGGTGGGCAAGATGAACAAAGTGACATTCCCCAACGCCTGCCAGCTGATGCGCTGGCATTTTCATCCGATGGGTTTCGAGGCAAGCATGGACGCGCCCGGCAGCATGATCGCCCGCCTGTTCGACCGGGCCAGCGGCGAGACGCTGATCGCGATAGCCGGCATCCCCTGCGCCACGGTGATGAATGCCGCCGATGTGGAGCGGATTATCGAAGCGGTGGAGGATGAGCTGGAATCCTTTGTACCCCCGCTGTCGTTGCGGGCCTGA
- a CDS encoding helix-turn-helix domain-containing protein, protein MPDIAPDDDNQHSHATGELVLRHHLCWRHRDLEGVMSYYHPDIQYHDFFQNRVIGHAELREYLQASMPREADEAIEHTDRIRADGDTAFIQYRITLRGSQGLVSFRTSEAITVRDGLIWRVNEYASLVHEQPAQALRPTVSRLGLSPQQLGHMANDLQQYFELKQPYLDPELDLQRVSRECGYSRNQMSYLLNQVLGQSFYRYVNQARLQHLLAALNHAVPPIKVDDLAFAAGFNSLSAFYSAFRQHTGQSPKAYVKQISLRARAQDSP, encoded by the coding sequence ATGCCCGACATCGCCCCGGACGACGATAACCAGCATTCCCACGCCACGGGCGAGCTGGTGTTGCGCCATCACCTGTGCTGGCGCCATCGAGATCTTGAAGGGGTAATGTCCTACTACCACCCGGACATCCAATACCACGACTTTTTCCAGAACCGTGTCATCGGTCACGCCGAGTTGCGTGAGTACCTGCAAGCCAGCATGCCGCGTGAGGCCGACGAGGCGATTGAGCACACCGACCGCATCCGCGCCGATGGCGACACGGCGTTTATCCAGTACCGCATCACATTGCGCGGCAGCCAGGGCCTGGTGTCGTTTCGCACCAGCGAGGCGATCACCGTGCGCGACGGGCTGATCTGGCGGGTCAACGAGTATGCCTCGCTGGTGCACGAACAACCTGCCCAGGCACTGCGCCCCACGGTCAGTCGGCTGGGCCTCTCGCCCCAGCAATTGGGGCATATGGCCAATGATCTGCAGCAATACTTCGAGCTCAAGCAGCCGTATCTGGACCCGGAACTGGACCTGCAGCGCGTCTCGCGGGAGTGTGGCTATAGCCGCAATCAGATGTCCTACTTGCTGAACCAGGTGCTGGGGCAAAGCTTCTACCGTTACGTCAATCAGGCGCGGCTCCAGCATTTGCTGGCGGCCCTGAACCACGCCGTGCCGCCGATCAAGGTCGATGACCTGGCCTTTGCCGCCGGTTTCAACTCGCTGTCGGCGTTCTACAGCGCATTCCGCCAGCACACGGGCCAGTCGCCCAAGGCTTACGTCAAACAAATTTCCCTGCGTGCACGCGCGCAAGACAGCCCCTGA